Proteins from a genomic interval of Bradyrhizobium sp. CCBAU 53340:
- a CDS encoding NrsF family protein: protein MDTTDLIQILANAARPVRVLRPPLFRAGGWLLIALAIVILLAVEHGLRSDIADQLRNPSFVVGIMASFLTGALSALSCLMAGLPDRSRFWLLLPLPSLAVWMATLGYGCLTDWVSYEAGSLRMGAAVQCFATVLLVSLPLSISIFVMLRHAARLRPTLVMLVAGLAVAGMTSTAMSLLYRLDATVMNLIWNLGAAVLIAVIEAIVGRRVLVRMADLNSPVFSPWRTG from the coding sequence ATGGATACCACCGATCTCATTCAGATCCTCGCGAACGCGGCGCGGCCGGTCCGCGTCCTTCGCCCCCCGCTGTTCCGGGCCGGCGGTTGGCTCCTGATCGCACTTGCCATCGTGATCCTGCTCGCCGTCGAACATGGCCTTCGGTCGGATATTGCAGATCAGCTGCGCAATCCGTCTTTCGTCGTTGGGATCATGGCCTCCTTCCTGACGGGCGCGCTCTCCGCGCTAAGTTGCCTGATGGCAGGCCTGCCCGACCGTTCGCGGTTCTGGTTGCTGCTCCCGTTGCCCTCGCTTGCGGTGTGGATGGCAACACTTGGCTATGGTTGCTTGACGGATTGGGTGAGCTACGAGGCGGGTAGCTTGCGGATGGGCGCGGCTGTTCAGTGCTTTGCCACGGTGCTCCTCGTCAGCCTGCCCCTATCAATATCGATTTTCGTGATGCTGCGTCATGCCGCCCGCCTGCGTCCGACTTTGGTGATGCTGGTGGCCGGACTGGCCGTTGCAGGCATGACGTCGACGGCCATGTCGCTCCTTTATCGCCTTGATGCCACTGTCATGAACCTGATCTGGAATCTCGGAGCGGCAGTGCTGATCGCGGTCATTGAGGCCATCGTTGGACGACGCGTCCTCGTGCGGATGGCAGATCTCAACTCGCCAGTTTTCTCTCCTTGGCGAACGGGCTGA
- a CDS encoding mannose-1-phosphate guanylyltransferase/mannose-6-phosphate isomerase, translated as MDKRIIPLIMCGGAGTRLWPASREVRPKQFLPLFGARSTFQDTLLRVSDAALFDRPVVITNAAYRFMVLEQLAEIGIEADVILEPMRRDSGPAIAAGAAFAQNRTSEAIVLALAADHVVQDNAAFVAACREGLAAASTGHIVTFGVKPERPATEYGYISPGEGISGEVHAVARFVEKPDAVTAADYVNSGYLWNSGNFMFPASLLLDEYRKVDAASVEAVVSAVANAGRDLGFVTLEPQAFGAAKAISIDYAVMEKTSRAAVVPVSCGWSDVGSWRAVWELSEKDAQGNAAHGTAVFEDSRNCNVTTDHALVALEGVDDLVVVATADAVLVSRQKDANGLKRLVAKLKAIAPKVTEEHLKVHRPWGSYQSVDNGERHQVKRIVVKPGGRLSLQKHHHRAEHWIVVRGAARVTVNDTVKTVHENESIYIPMGAVHRMENPGKIMLELIEVQTGSYLGEDDIIRIEDDYQRS; from the coding sequence ATGGACAAACGCATAATCCCCCTGATCATGTGCGGCGGCGCCGGCACGCGGCTGTGGCCGGCTTCGCGCGAGGTGCGCCCGAAGCAGTTCCTGCCGCTGTTCGGCGCGCGCTCGACCTTCCAGGACACGCTGCTGCGTGTTTCAGACGCCGCGCTGTTCGACCGTCCTGTCGTCATCACCAATGCGGCCTATCGCTTCATGGTGCTGGAACAGCTCGCCGAGATCGGCATCGAGGCCGACGTGATCCTCGAGCCGATGCGGCGCGACTCCGGCCCCGCCATCGCGGCCGGCGCGGCGTTCGCGCAAAACCGCACCAGTGAAGCGATCGTGCTGGCGCTCGCCGCCGACCACGTGGTGCAGGACAACGCCGCCTTCGTCGCGGCCTGCCGCGAAGGTCTTGCGGCTGCGAGCACGGGACACATCGTCACCTTCGGCGTCAAGCCGGAGCGGCCGGCGACCGAATACGGCTATATCAGTCCGGGCGAGGGGATATCAGGTGAGGTGCACGCGGTTGCGCGCTTCGTCGAGAAGCCCGATGCGGTGACGGCCGCCGACTACGTCAATTCCGGCTATCTCTGGAACAGCGGCAACTTCATGTTCCCCGCAAGCCTGCTGCTCGACGAATATCGCAAGGTGGATGCGGCAAGCGTGGAGGCGGTGGTCAGCGCTGTCGCCAATGCCGGCCGCGATCTCGGCTTCGTCACGCTGGAGCCGCAGGCGTTCGGCGCGGCAAAGGCGATCTCGATCGATTATGCGGTGATGGAAAAGACCTCGCGCGCGGCGGTGGTGCCGGTGTCCTGCGGCTGGTCCGACGTCGGCTCCTGGCGCGCGGTGTGGGAATTGTCCGAGAAGGATGCGCAAGGCAATGCCGCGCACGGCACCGCCGTGTTCGAGGATTCGCGCAACTGCAACGTCACGACGGATCATGCGCTGGTCGCGCTCGAAGGCGTCGACGATCTCGTCGTGGTCGCGACCGCCGACGCTGTTCTGGTCTCGCGCCAGAAGGATGCCAACGGCCTGAAACGTCTCGTGGCCAAGCTGAAGGCGATCGCGCCGAAGGTCACCGAAGAGCATCTCAAGGTGCATCGTCCCTGGGGCAGCTATCAGTCGGTCGACAATGGCGAACGCCACCAGGTCAAGCGCATCGTGGTGAAGCCGGGCGGGCGGCTGTCGCTGCAGAAGCACCACCACCGCGCCGAGCACTGGATCGTGGTCCGTGGTGCGGCCCGCGTCACCGTCAACGACACCGTGAAGACGGTGCACGAGAACGAGTCGATCTACATCCCGATGGGCGCCGTCCACCGCATGGAGAACCCCGGTAAAATCATGCTGGAACTGATCGAGGTCCAGACCGGCTCCTATCTCGGGGAAGACGACATCATCCGGATTGAAGACGACTATCAAAGGTCGTAA
- a CDS encoding lysylphosphatidylglycerol synthase transmembrane domain-containing protein, with protein sequence MRRILLSTAKILISAALLYLALRKVDLTELLSRFTATSLFWIAMAIMVTFLQIFVGVLRWREISAECGAPLELPRAMRYNVIGSFFNQTLPSAIGGDAVRLWLVARAGAGWRAATYSIFVDRAIGLVALAILIVASLPWSYRLITDPNGRSALLLVDFAALAGGIGFLIFGALKWSRLKTWWATHHIHACAVIANRVIFNRTRGPIIAVLSLLVHVLAVVIAWCVVQSIAAPVSFAQVFLLVPPVMLITLMPISIAGWGVREASMGLAFGFAGLAANEGVNISLLFGAVSFIVGAFGGLVWILSAEKAAQGSAQLGVPE encoded by the coding sequence ATGCGCCGAATCCTGCTGTCGACGGCCAAAATCCTGATCTCCGCGGCGCTGCTCTATCTGGCGCTGCGCAAGGTCGACCTGACCGAGCTGCTGTCGCGCTTCACCGCGACAAGCCTGTTCTGGATCGCCATGGCGATCATGGTCACGTTCCTGCAGATCTTCGTCGGCGTGCTGCGCTGGCGTGAGATCAGCGCCGAATGCGGTGCGCCGCTCGAACTTCCCCGCGCCATGCGCTACAACGTGATCGGTTCCTTCTTCAACCAGACCCTGCCGTCCGCGATCGGCGGCGATGCGGTCCGGCTCTGGCTGGTGGCGCGCGCCGGCGCCGGATGGCGCGCGGCGACCTATTCGATCTTCGTCGATCGCGCCATCGGCCTCGTCGCCCTCGCGATCCTCATCGTCGCGAGCCTGCCCTGGAGCTATCGGCTCATCACAGATCCGAACGGCCGCTCGGCGCTGCTGCTGGTCGACTTCGCCGCGCTTGCCGGCGGCATCGGCTTTTTGATCTTCGGCGCGCTGAAATGGTCGCGGTTGAAGACCTGGTGGGCCACCCATCACATCCACGCCTGTGCCGTAATCGCCAACCGCGTCATCTTCAATCGGACGCGCGGACCCATCATCGCGGTCCTGTCGCTGCTGGTTCACGTGCTCGCCGTCGTCATCGCCTGGTGCGTGGTGCAGTCGATCGCAGCGCCGGTCAGTTTCGCCCAGGTCTTCCTGCTGGTGCCGCCGGTGATGCTGATCACCCTGATGCCGATCTCGATCGCCGGCTGGGGCGTGCGCGAGGCGAGCATGGGGCTGGCCTTCGGCTTCGCCGGGCTCGCGGCCAATGAAGGCGTCAACATCTCGCTGCTGTTCGGCGCGGTCTCGTTCATCGTCGGCGCGTTCGGCGGCCTGGTCTGGATCCTCAGCGCGGAGAAAGCCGCGCAAGGCTCGGCGCAGCTTGGGGTGCCGGAGTGA
- a CDS encoding helix-turn-helix domain-containing protein translates to MAAGSYKQFCPVAMAAEVLCTRWTVVLLRELIAGSTRFNDLRRGVPRMSPALLSQRLKDLESAGILAREALASEPGVYEYRLTPAGRELTPIVDGFGIWGQRRIKADLSLQHLDVQLLMWDMRRNLNPTPMPRRRNIIQFVYPELSATQRHWWLIVDPKEGVDLCSVDPGFDVDLYISVDLRSMTAIWMGFDTVRAAVGSRRMILTGDRQIASSMQTWLGLSPFAKERKLAS, encoded by the coding sequence ATGGCTGCTGGCAGCTACAAGCAGTTCTGTCCGGTCGCAATGGCCGCCGAGGTTCTGTGCACGCGCTGGACTGTGGTGCTGCTGCGAGAGCTGATTGCCGGCTCGACGCGGTTCAACGATCTGCGACGTGGTGTCCCCCGAATGTCGCCCGCGCTGCTGTCACAGCGGCTCAAGGATCTCGAGTCGGCAGGTATCCTCGCGCGAGAAGCATTGGCTTCGGAGCCTGGCGTCTATGAATATCGGCTGACGCCGGCGGGACGTGAACTCACTCCCATCGTCGATGGATTTGGTATCTGGGGCCAACGCCGGATCAAGGCCGACCTGTCGCTCCAGCACCTCGACGTTCAACTGCTGATGTGGGATATGCGGCGAAATCTGAATCCAACGCCAATGCCCAGACGGCGAAACATCATCCAGTTCGTCTACCCCGAGCTCTCGGCGACCCAGCGACACTGGTGGCTGATCGTCGATCCCAAGGAAGGCGTCGATCTGTGCTCAGTCGATCCCGGATTTGACGTCGACCTCTATATTTCCGTCGATCTGCGCAGCATGACTGCAATCTGGATGGGGTTCGACACGGTGCGGGCGGCCGTAGGCAGTCGTCGGATGATTCTGACCGGCGACCGGCAAATCGCATCCTCGATGCAAACCTGGCTTGGTCTCAGCCCGTTCGCCAAGGAGAGAAAACTGGCGAGTTGA
- a CDS encoding glycosyltransferase family 4 protein — protein MALLVLAPAVLAAPISACTTWLSMPLLQRYALARPNARSSHKIPTPQGGGIAVVAATLLVAGALVSISLPLIGSAVLIALVGLVDDIRPLPVWLRLLLQAGAVAFIVFTAPEALRIVPALPPAVERTLILIAGIWFVNLVNFMDGLDLMTVVEVVPVTAALGLFGWFGDLSLSTTLLATALCGAMLGFAPFNKPVAKVFLGDVGSLPIGLLLGWCLLELAWHGQPIAALLLPAYYLADSTITLFRRIIRREQFWSAHRSHFYQRATDNGFTVSRVTGEVFALNLVLAALALVTVRAGSTTITLLALVAGAIAVAFVLRRFSRPQAS, from the coding sequence CTGGCGCTGCTGGTGCTCGCACCGGCTGTGCTGGCTGCGCCGATCTCCGCCTGCACCACTTGGCTGAGCATGCCGCTGCTGCAGCGTTACGCGCTGGCGCGTCCGAACGCGCGCTCGTCACACAAGATTCCGACACCGCAAGGTGGGGGTATCGCTGTTGTCGCCGCTACCCTGCTTGTCGCCGGTGCTCTCGTCTCGATTTCCCTGCCCTTGATCGGCTCCGCCGTGCTGATCGCTTTGGTCGGGCTCGTCGACGACATTAGGCCCTTGCCTGTCTGGCTTCGACTTCTTCTGCAGGCGGGAGCCGTGGCTTTCATCGTATTCACCGCGCCGGAGGCGCTGCGGATCGTTCCGGCCTTGCCGCCTGCCGTTGAACGCACTCTCATTCTCATCGCTGGAATCTGGTTCGTGAACCTCGTCAATTTCATGGACGGGCTCGACCTGATGACGGTGGTCGAGGTAGTGCCTGTGACGGCCGCGCTCGGGCTATTCGGATGGTTTGGCGACCTCTCGCTGTCGACAACATTGCTCGCCACGGCCCTGTGCGGCGCCATGCTCGGCTTTGCACCGTTCAACAAGCCGGTCGCAAAGGTGTTTCTGGGCGATGTCGGCAGCCTGCCGATCGGCCTTCTGCTCGGCTGGTGCCTGCTCGAGCTCGCCTGGCACGGGCAACCGATCGCGGCGCTGCTGCTGCCGGCCTATTATCTCGCCGATTCCACCATCACGCTGTTTCGCCGCATCATCAGGCGCGAGCAATTCTGGTCGGCGCACCGTTCGCATTTCTACCAGCGCGCCACCGACAACGGGTTTACGGTTTCGCGCGTCACCGGCGAAGTATTTGCGCTCAACCTCGTGCTGGCGGCGCTTGCCCTCGTCACGGTTCGCGCCGGCTCGACGACGATCACATTGCTCGCGCTTGTTGCGGGCGCGATCGCGGTCGCCTTCGTGCTGCGACGTTTCTCCCGCCCTCAGGCGTCCTGA
- a CDS encoding Gfo/Idh/MocA family protein yields MSSMGSRPAKAGLRVGVIGAGVMGSNHARVLAGLPGVSLVGVVDPSPAHRTRATELAGCNSFETLDQLLAEGVDAVTIAAPTHLHHEVALACIAKNIHVLVEKPIASTVEEGREIVAAAHKAGVTLMIGHVERFNPAVAAVKQAIAGEDILSIAITRVGPFPPRMSNVGVVIDLAVHDIDLIRWFTESDIVEVQPQLSSAVAEREDIALLQFRTASGVLAHINTNWLTPFKARSVTVATRGKYVMGDLLTRQVTECFGFKPDGSYSMRHLPVGHDEPLRAELIAFLKAVRNGETPAVTGDEGVASLEIATQCLETPSRPAATSPARKSPRRVAG; encoded by the coding sequence ATGAGTTCCATGGGATCACGACCGGCCAAGGCCGGCTTGCGCGTCGGTGTCATCGGCGCCGGCGTGATGGGGAGCAATCATGCGCGCGTGCTGGCCGGTCTGCCAGGCGTCAGCCTGGTCGGCGTGGTCGATCCTTCGCCGGCGCATCGGACGCGCGCCACCGAGCTCGCCGGCTGCAACAGCTTCGAGACGCTCGACCAGCTCCTCGCCGAAGGCGTCGATGCCGTCACCATCGCAGCGCCAACCCATCTGCACCACGAGGTGGCGCTCGCCTGCATCGCCAAGAACATCCACGTGCTGGTCGAGAAGCCGATCGCCTCCACGGTGGAAGAGGGCCGCGAGATCGTCGCCGCCGCGCACAAGGCCGGCGTCACGCTGATGATCGGCCATGTCGAGCGCTTCAATCCGGCGGTCGCCGCCGTCAAGCAGGCCATCGCGGGCGAGGACATTCTCTCGATCGCGATCACGCGCGTCGGCCCGTTCCCGCCGCGCATGTCCAATGTCGGCGTCGTCATCGACCTTGCCGTGCACGACATCGATCTCATTCGTTGGTTCACCGAATCCGACATCGTCGAGGTGCAGCCGCAGCTGTCGAGTGCGGTTGCCGAGCGCGAGGACATCGCGCTGCTGCAGTTCCGCACCGCCAGCGGCGTGCTCGCGCACATCAACACCAACTGGCTGACGCCGTTCAAGGCGCGTAGCGTCACCGTTGCGACGCGCGGCAAATATGTGATGGGCGATCTGTTGACGCGCCAGGTCACCGAATGCTTCGGCTTCAAGCCTGACGGCAGCTATTCGATGCGGCATCTGCCTGTGGGCCATGACGAGCCGCTGCGCGCCGAGCTGATCGCCTTCCTCAAGGCCGTGCGCAACGGCGAGACCCCCGCGGTCACCGGCGACGAAGGCGTTGCCAGCCTCGAGATCGCAACGCAGTGCCTCGAGACGCCGTCGCGGCCCGCAGCGACGTCGCCCGCCCGCAAGAGCCCGCGCCGCGTCGCCGGCTAA
- a CDS encoding thioredoxin family protein codes for MSRQEMTMRFTRMTAVALFAVAMGFGSAAFAATEVPFTQQAFDATQHEGKPILVHIIAPWCPYCAKQRPILNNLENDPAFKELVVYTIDFDTQKDSVRAMGAQKQSTLIVFHGAVEKGRSTGDTDANSIKTLLQKATD; via the coding sequence ATGAGCCGCCAGGAGATGACGATGCGCTTTACGAGAATGACCGCTGTGGCCTTATTCGCCGTTGCTATGGGGTTCGGCTCCGCCGCTTTCGCTGCGACGGAGGTGCCGTTCACCCAGCAGGCCTTCGATGCAACCCAGCATGAGGGCAAGCCAATCCTGGTCCACATCATCGCTCCATGGTGCCCTTATTGCGCCAAGCAGCGGCCGATCCTGAATAATCTTGAAAATGACCCCGCATTCAAGGAGCTGGTCGTCTACACCATCGATTTCGATACCCAAAAGGACTCTGTGCGCGCCATGGGCGCCCAGAAGCAAAGCACGCTGATCGTATTCCACGGTGCCGTCGAGAAGGGGCGCTCGACCGGTGATACCGATGCCAATTCGATCAAGACGCTGCTCCAAAAGGCGACGGACTAG
- a CDS encoding sigma-70 family RNA polymerase sigma factor — translation MDPQEWSALMVRGQRGDVNAYHRLLLGITPYLRAIANRAHRNASDAEDTVQDILLTLHVVRQTYDPSRPFKPWLAGIARHRVADRLRALGRVAAGEVMLEAEHEALAAEQPHDLVLNSRVVDAALQALPTGQRQAITLLKLQERSLKEAAAQSGMSIASLKVSAHRGIKALRRLLGEGDD, via the coding sequence GTGGATCCGCAGGAATGGTCGGCGCTCATGGTGCGAGGGCAGCGTGGGGACGTAAACGCTTATCACCGGTTGTTGCTCGGCATCACGCCTTATCTACGGGCAATTGCGAACCGTGCGCACCGCAATGCCAGTGATGCTGAAGATACCGTCCAGGATATCCTGCTGACACTGCATGTGGTTCGGCAGACATACGACCCGTCACGCCCGTTCAAGCCTTGGCTGGCTGGTATCGCGCGACATCGTGTTGCGGATCGCTTGCGCGCGCTGGGACGCGTGGCGGCAGGCGAAGTGATGTTGGAAGCCGAGCACGAGGCGCTTGCAGCCGAACAACCTCATGACCTGGTGTTGAATAGCCGGGTTGTGGACGCCGCGTTGCAGGCCCTTCCGACCGGCCAGCGCCAAGCCATCACGCTCTTGAAGTTACAGGAGAGGTCATTGAAGGAGGCCGCCGCGCAGAGCGGAATGTCGATTGCATCCTTGAAGGTTTCAGCCCATCGGGGCATCAAGGCGCTCAGGCGCCTCCTGGGCGAGGGAGACGATTAG
- the murJ gene encoding murein biosynthesis integral membrane protein MurJ codes for MLGRIFTVGGYTLLSRLTGFARDIMLAAILGAGPVADAFFVALRLPNHFRAIFAEGAFNAAWVPAYAHVHGEKGEAAAHLFADRIFTLLLASQVVLLIVAWLFMPQAMSLLAPGFSDDAEQRKLAIELTRITFPYLLLITLVTLYGGMLNVMQRFASAAAASIFLNVAMMMTLAVAVWFPTAGHAAAWGVLISGFMQYFLLAGDLARHGGLPRFAPLKLDEDVRGFFKALGPATLGSMGTQVALFADTIIATFLPAGALSALYYADRLNQLPIGVIGIAIGTVLLPEMSKRITANDHDGAMKAQRRAFDFTLLFSIPFVAAFLTVPDEIMRALFARGAFSKADAVAAGGTLAAYAIGLIPFVLIRSAVATFYARKDTATPVRASLTGIAVNVALKVALMGSLAQIGLALATAVGVWTNLLLVLFFAVRRGFLVLDRAWLMSLAKFLLTGVVLAAAFWLIARVSGSSLGAMRFHDEVTLVLLAVGGTIVYALAILILFGRSWLVSLVRG; via the coding sequence ATGCTCGGACGCATTTTCACGGTCGGTGGTTACACGCTGCTCTCGCGGCTGACGGGGTTTGCCCGCGATATCATGCTCGCGGCGATCCTCGGCGCCGGCCCCGTGGCCGACGCCTTTTTCGTGGCACTGCGGCTGCCCAATCATTTTCGCGCGATCTTCGCCGAAGGGGCCTTCAACGCCGCCTGGGTGCCGGCCTATGCGCATGTCCATGGCGAGAAGGGGGAGGCGGCAGCACACCTGTTCGCCGATCGCATCTTCACGCTACTGCTGGCCTCGCAGGTGGTGCTGCTGATCGTCGCCTGGCTGTTCATGCCGCAGGCCATGAGCCTGCTTGCGCCCGGCTTTTCCGACGACGCCGAGCAGCGCAAGCTCGCGATCGAGCTGACCCGCATTACGTTTCCCTATCTGCTCTTGATCACGCTGGTGACACTCTATGGCGGCATGCTGAACGTGATGCAGCGCTTTGCCAGCGCCGCGGCCGCGTCCATCTTCCTCAACGTCGCGATGATGATGACGCTGGCGGTTGCCGTCTGGTTTCCGACCGCGGGCCACGCCGCGGCCTGGGGCGTGCTGATCTCGGGCTTCATGCAATATTTCCTGCTCGCCGGCGATCTCGCCCGCCATGGCGGTCTGCCGCGCTTTGCGCCGCTCAAGCTCGACGAAGACGTCCGCGGCTTCTTCAAGGCGCTGGGGCCGGCGACACTGGGCTCGATGGGCACGCAGGTCGCGCTGTTCGCCGACACCATCATCGCGACCTTCCTGCCGGCCGGCGCACTGTCGGCGCTGTATTATGCCGACCGCCTCAATCAATTGCCGATCGGCGTCATCGGCATCGCCATCGGCACCGTGCTGCTGCCGGAGATGTCGAAACGGATCACGGCCAATGACCATGACGGCGCAATGAAGGCGCAGCGCCGCGCCTTTGATTTCACGCTGCTGTTCTCGATCCCCTTCGTCGCGGCCTTCCTCACCGTGCCCGACGAGATCATGCGCGCGCTGTTCGCACGCGGCGCGTTCTCGAAGGCCGATGCGGTTGCCGCCGGCGGCACGCTTGCGGCCTATGCCATCGGCCTGATCCCTTTCGTGCTGATCCGCAGCGCGGTCGCGACCTTTTACGCGCGCAAGGATACGGCGACGCCGGTGCGGGCGTCTCTGACCGGCATCGCCGTCAACGTCGCCCTGAAGGTGGCCCTGATGGGATCGCTGGCCCAGATCGGCCTCGCGCTGGCAACCGCCGTCGGTGTCTGGACCAATCTGCTGCTGGTGCTGTTCTTCGCCGTGCGGCGCGGCTTCCTCGTGCTCGATCGCGCCTGGCTGATGTCGCTCGCCAAATTTCTGCTGACCGGGGTCGTCCTCGCCGCCGCCTTCTGGCTGATTGCGCGTGTCAGCGGATCTTCGCTAGGTGCGATGCGCTTCCACGATGAAGTGACGCTGGTCCTGCTCGCCGTCGGCGGCACCATCGTCTACGCGCTCGCGATCCTCATCCTGTTCGGCCGCAGCTGGCTGGTCTCGCTGGTGCGCGGCTAG
- a CDS encoding DegT/DnrJ/EryC1/StrS aminotransferase family protein, with product MNQHLRSEPIPFIDVASQRARLGASLDAAVKRVMDHCQFVNGPEVFELEKQLAAYCGAKHVVACSNGTDALLMVLMAKNVGPGDAVLCPSFTFIATASPAARTGATPVYVDVDETTFNMDPESLKRGIAAARKAGLKPVAVIPVDLFGQPADHDAIAEIAAAEGLFIIDDAAQGFGASYKGRKLGTFGLATTTSFFPAKPLGCFGDGGAIFTDDDELAATLRSIRVHGQGADKYDNIRLGLTGRLDTMQAAILIEKLKIFDDEIAARNRVAERYARGLSNVVTVPRLSPGNTSVWAQYTIRLPKGTDRDGFAAALKAQGVPTAVYYGKSMHQQSAYKHYPVADGGLPACESLSQDVISLPMHAYLTEADQERIIAAVRGAIAG from the coding sequence ATGAACCAGCATCTTCGTTCCGAACCCATTCCCTTCATCGACGTCGCCTCGCAGCGCGCCCGGCTCGGCGCCTCGCTCGATGCCGCCGTCAAGCGCGTGATGGACCACTGCCAGTTCGTCAACGGTCCTGAAGTTTTCGAGCTCGAGAAGCAGCTTGCGGCCTATTGCGGCGCCAAGCACGTGGTGGCCTGCTCCAACGGCACCGATGCGCTTCTCATGGTGCTGATGGCGAAGAACGTCGGGCCCGGCGATGCCGTGCTGTGTCCCTCCTTCACCTTCATCGCGACCGCCTCGCCGGCGGCACGGACCGGCGCGACGCCTGTCTATGTCGACGTCGATGAGACGACTTTCAACATGGATCCGGAGTCGCTCAAGCGCGGCATTGCGGCCGCGCGCAAGGCCGGCTTGAAGCCGGTCGCGGTCATTCCGGTCGATCTGTTCGGACAGCCTGCCGACCACGATGCCATCGCCGAAATCGCCGCGGCCGAAGGCCTCTTCATCATCGATGACGCCGCGCAAGGTTTTGGCGCAAGCTATAAGGGCCGCAAGCTCGGCACCTTCGGCCTCGCCACCACGACCAGCTTCTTCCCGGCAAAGCCGCTCGGCTGCTTCGGCGATGGCGGCGCGATCTTCACCGATGACGACGAGCTCGCCGCCACGCTGCGCAGCATCCGCGTGCACGGGCAGGGCGCCGACAAATACGACAACATCCGCCTTGGCCTGACCGGCCGGCTCGACACTATGCAGGCCGCGATCCTGATCGAGAAGCTGAAGATTTTCGACGACGAGATCGCGGCCCGCAACAGGGTGGCCGAGCGCTACGCACGCGGCCTGTCCAACGTGGTCACCGTGCCGCGGCTCAGCCCCGGCAACACCTCGGTCTGGGCGCAGTACACCATCCGTCTCCCCAAAGGCACCGACCGCGATGGCTTCGCCGCCGCGCTGAAGGCCCAGGGCGTGCCGACGGCGGTCTATTACGGCAAGTCGATGCATCAGCAGTCCGCCTACAAGCACTATCCGGTGGCCGACGGCGGTCTGCCTGCTTGCGAGAGCCTGTCGCAGGACGTCATCAGCCTGCCGATGCACGCCTATCTGACCGAAGCCGATCAGGAGCGAATCATCGCCGCCGTCCGCGGCGCGATTGCGGGGTGA
- a CDS encoding NAD-dependent epimerase/dehydratase family protein: protein MSENKRVVLVTGASGFVGRHVVPDLVREGWSVRRAVRSPEGLDDEVVIETIGPDTDWTAALEGVDAVVHLAARVHHKHEEHAVQLYRNVNIAGTLHLARSAATAGVRQFIFVSTVLVHGRSNEGRAPFSEGDVLTPRGLYGMSKAAAEAGLRTLARESDMKISVIRPPLVYGAGAKGNFALLTRAVNLGVPLPFAAIRNHRAFLAVQNLSSFILRRLAHPDLASNFEIFLVADREQVSTPEFIERLARASGKSPRLFGMSPELLGSLFGLLGRQDTHDSLIGSLELDVSKAIATGWQPEVSLDEGLRLALAAQDA from the coding sequence ATGAGCGAGAACAAGCGGGTTGTGCTGGTGACGGGGGCGAGCGGATTCGTCGGCCGTCACGTCGTGCCTGACCTGGTGCGCGAGGGATGGTCGGTCCGCCGCGCGGTCCGCAGCCCCGAGGGCCTCGACGACGAGGTCGTCATCGAGACGATCGGTCCCGACACCGATTGGACGGCAGCGCTCGAGGGCGTCGATGCCGTCGTTCATCTTGCCGCGCGTGTGCATCACAAGCACGAGGAGCACGCGGTCCAGCTCTACCGCAACGTCAACATCGCCGGCACGCTGCACCTGGCGCGCTCTGCGGCGACTGCCGGCGTGCGCCAGTTCATCTTCGTCAGCACCGTCCTCGTGCATGGCCGCAGCAATGAGGGCCGTGCCCCGTTCAGCGAGGGTGACGTGCTGACGCCGCGCGGCCTCTACGGCATGTCCAAGGCGGCAGCCGAGGCGGGCCTGCGGACGCTGGCGCGCGAGAGTGACATGAAGATCTCGGTGATCAGGCCGCCGCTGGTCTATGGCGCCGGCGCCAAAGGCAATTTTGCACTGCTGACGCGCGCGGTGAATTTGGGAGTGCCGCTGCCCTTTGCCGCGATCCGCAACCACCGCGCCTTTCTTGCCGTGCAGAACCTCTCGTCCTTCATCCTGCGCCGGCTGGCCCATCCGGACCTCGCGAGCAATTTCGAGATCTTCCTGGTGGCCGACAGGGAGCAGGTCTCGACACCCGAATTCATCGAGCGCCTGGCGCGGGCGTCGGGCAAGAGCCCGCGGCTGTTCGGCATGTCGCCGGAGCTGCTGGGCTCGCTGTTCGGTCTGCTTGGTCGGCAGGATACGCATGACAGCCTGATCGGCTCGCTCGAGCTCGACGTCTCCAAGGCAATCGCGACGGGATGGCAGCCCGAGGTGTCGCTCGACGAAGGTCTGCGGCTGGCGCTGGCGGCTCAGGACGCCTGA